Genomic DNA from Candidatus Methylacidithermus pantelleriae:
GCGCGCGGCACACTGGTTAATGTTGAGACATGCACCCCACAACTTAGAACCGAGGAGCCTGACACCCTTTCAGGTCACTTCCCAGAAGCGATGAGACTGCCGTAATAACGGAAACGGCCACAAGGAGACCTCTTGGTTGCTTATAAGGCATGCCTCGCCTCGTTAGGCTTCGAGGTCCGGGCACTGCACTTTGGGAAGGACATCCCAGGTCCATCTCAGAAGAGCTCCCAGCCATAAAAAAGAGGCTATGGAAAGGAGAAGAGCCCGCTGGGATGGAACGAAGTCTGCGGCAAGACGGAAAACAACGGCGCCGAAAACGGCTGCGGTTGCCTGCGCAAGCGGTGGGTACCGGCCTGCGATGAGTCGGACTCTGCCACTGTGGCCCAGGATTACCCGGGTTCCCACGGTCAGGATGAGGAGGCTGACTCCTCCTAAGAAGAAAAGATGCAGCCAAGCAATACGAAAGGGAACGCTGGATGAACTAAGAAAGAGCCCAACAATGGAAAGAAGGAGCGCCAGAATGGCGCAGCTAGTGGTTGTCTTTTTCCCGGCAAGAAATTGCCAAGGGGTCCGGACCACACAGGCAAGGTAAGCAATCACGGTGGCGACACGGAGAAGTCCCCCTGCGAATGGGTGTCCCAGCGCTTCCCAAAGAAAGCTGGCAAGAAGTAGAAGGAGAGTAGCAATAGTGAATTGTGTTAATTTTCCCCGAAAGGGCGCTGAGATGCCAGCCTCAAGGTGGCCCTCTGGGTTCGGCATACCTGAAAGCCGCGGCAGAAGGAAGGGAATGACTCCAAGAATGGGCAAAAGAGGCAACCCCTGGTAGAGGAGAAGAAGCGCAAGGTGATAGAGAATGGGAAAGGAAATGACTCCCTTTTCTTCAAGAAATAAAGTTATTGCTCCGGCTGCCGCGCCCAGGATGCCAAAAATCACCAGAAGGAAACTGGGTGGTGGATTGTCGCGCCGGCTGGGGAACCGGCTTGCTAGCCTAAGAAGGAAAAAAATGAGAGTTGTTGCAAAAAGCCCGTCTCCCCACGCAGGCATTCCGAAAAACTGGAAGAGGCCAACCGTAAGGAGCGCCGAAGCAATCGATCCCGTTTCCCACAGGGATAACGCAGGAGTTTCTAGGAGTCGTGGCATGGCGGTCCCTAGAAACCCTAAGATGAAGCTGCCCACAAAACCCTCGATTAAGATCCTCGGATGGCTGATGGGTGGAGGTGCCCATACGATCCCGTAAAGAAAGAAAAGCGGCCAAACCGCAACGCCTGCAGCTCCGAGAATGATTCCCAGCGGGAAGAGGATCCGAAAGGGTTCCTTGCTGGCTAGGTTGATCCACTGGTTCCAAGGCAGAGGTGGAGTTCCGTCAAGCCGATTGTCTTTTGTCATACGATTTTATTCGAGTGCTGCCTTCCAGCCGCAACCATCCTCCCCTGGGGCGAGGAGTGGGAAGAAGCTGATCGCTGCAGGCTTGTATATCCTTTTCGCCCCATCCGGGTTGAGAATCACGCATTTTTTGTAAATTTTTCGAGAGCTCGCTCGTTGTCCCTGCGGATCGCCCTGGGGCTCCGAGTTTGGCAAAGCCTTGCCACGGTTCGTTTCACGGGTATTGGTGGTCGTGGTCGAAAAACAAGCTCCCTCCAAGATTTGGAAGGAAAGCCCATGGTTTGCTTTTTCCTTCCCTTTTTAGAGGACTCTTCCATTTGTTGGCTTTCTCCTTTGTGCTACGCAGGCCGCATTTTTTGGATAAAGGCACTCGTGCTCGTTTGGAGGCTAATCTATGCCCGAGCTCAAAAAGGTCCAGGGTTTCTGACACAGTCCTCTGGTCAGATGCGCTGAGCGGGTTGACAGCCTTTGGCGCTCGAGAAGGAAAGACTGGGTGTTTTCAAGGGTTGGAGCACCGTGCAGGGCAGAAGGGGTAGGGGAAAAATCCGAAAAATTGATAGCATAGGAAGATAGGGAGGATCCTTTGTCTTGAGGCCACATCGGCACCGCATCCAACCAAGGACGGTCGGTAGGAAAGGACGGAAAAATTTTGGCACACGTTTTTTCCGTTGGACCATTCCTCTCTATTCCTCTCTAGAAAGGGAATCGCCGGGTAGGCCAACTTTTTTCAAAAGTAAACGGCTCTAAAAAAGGGTCTTCTCATCCGTTTGAGGGAAAGGAGTCAAAACCCAAGCGCATCCCAACCGCTCATGGAGTAGGGCAAGGTTCTCTTTAAGATGCGAGCCCTACCGCTCACCCATGGGAGCGGAAGGTAAAGGAGGCAAGAATCACGACAATCGCCTCTTCTTACCAGATCCCGCTAGCTTCATCGGCTCTCCATCGCTAAGCTCTTGCAGGACACTTTTTGGCTGCCTCGCAACAGGAAAAAAAGCATGCACCAGTTTCGCATGGAAAACGGGGAGCTCTGGGTGGAAGAGGTCCCTGTTGAAGAGCTAGCCGAGCGCTACGGTACCCCACTTTACGTTTACTCTGCTCGGACAGTCGAGGAGCACTATGACCGGCTGGTTGAGGCGTGGAAGGGGCTTAATCCTATGATTCTCTATGCGGTCAAAGCTAACTCGAACCGGGCCATTCTTGAGCTTCTCGCTGCGCGGGGCAGCGGTTTTGACTTGGTAAGTGGCGGGGAGCTTTTTCGTGTGTTGCGTGCGGGGGGCGATCCTCAAAAGTGCACCTTTGCCGGGGTGGGTAAGACTCGCCGGGAAATCCAGGAAGCGCTGGAGGCGGGGGTTTTGGCTTTGATCGTGGAGAGCGAGCAAGAGCTTTTACGGATTGAAGAAGTCGCCGGGAGGCTCGGTTGTCGAGCGCCTGTTGCCTTGCGGATCAACCCTGAAGTAGCGCCAGGGACACATCCGAAAATTGCGACCGCCGTTAAGGAAAGTAAGTTTGGTATTCCTTATTCGGCCGCTCTGGCTGTTTACGAACGTGCTGCGAGTAGTCCTCGGTTACAAATCAAGGGCGTTCAGATGCACTTGGGATCCCAAATTACTCGGATGGAGCCCTTTGAGGAAGCTCTGGATCGAATGGTGCCCTTGGTAAGCGAGCTTAAGCGGCGGTATGGGATTTCCTTTTTTGATCTTGGGGGTGGCTTTGGAGTAGTCTATGAGGAAGCATTGGCCAGCGGGAAACGGGAATGGTGGGAGGAGCAGGCCACGCCTCCAGCAACTCCACGGATGCTTGCCGAGCGGCTAGAAGGAAAGCTTGCCTCGCTGGATGTACGCATTTTTTTAGAGCCTGGACGGCTTCTGGTTGGCAATGCGGGGATTCTGGTAACGGAGGTGCAGTACGTAAAGGAGCTAGAGGGTGGAAAGGAGATTGTCATCGTAGATGCGGGTATGAATGATTTGATGCGGCCGGCGCTCTATGGAGCCTTCCACGAAGTGGTCCCCCTCCGTGACCGGGGGGCAGGGTACAAGCTTTTGGATGTAGCTGGTCCCATTTGCGAGAGCGGGGATTTTTTTGCTCGCAACCGCTGGTTACCTGCGTTACGCCAGGGGGATCGCATCGCGATTATGACAGCGGGAGCGTACGGTTTTTCCATGGCATGTCAGTACAATTCCCGGCCAAGAGCGGCAGAGGTTATGGTCAGGGGGCGAGAAGTGCGAGTGGTTCGTTTGCGCGAAACCTACCAAGACTTGGTCCGGGGAGAACGAGGCTGGCAAAAGGAAGATGCGAGGTTGGACGGTGGATTGGCGGATTGACCCTTCTAAGACTGGAGTCCTGATCGTGGATTTGCAGGAGCGTTTGCTCCCGGTGATTCACGACGGGCCAAGGATTGTGAAGAAAGCACAAGATCTTCTTGCCATCGCCAAAATCTTTTCGTTGCCAGTGCTGATTACCGAGCAGGTTCCTGAAAAACTTGGTCCTACCTGTGAAGCTCTTCGGCCGTTTCTGGATGGTTGCCAGGTTCGGTCTAAGTTTGACTTTTCCTGCGCAGGTATGTTGCCAGCGGATTTCCCGAAAACCATTCTGGTAGCCGGAGTGGAAACGCATGTGTGTGTCCGGCAAACAGTCTATGACCTTCGGGTGGCCGGAAAGGTCCCCTATGTGCTAGCGGATGCGGTAGGAAGTCGGCATCCCTTGGACCATGAGCTGGCCTTGGGGGAAATGAGAAGGGATGAGGTCTTGGTAACTTCTTTAGAAGCGGTTGCGTGGGAGCTGGTGCGTTCTGCTAAGGGGCCCCATTTTTCGAAAGTCTTGGCCATCCTCAAATAGGGCCGAAGGCGTGGGAGGGAGCCTGTGCGGATCGTAGTCACGGGCTTGATCGCCCAGTATCCCTTCGGAGGCGTCATTTGGGACTATCTTCATTATCTCCTTGGCTTTCGTGGGCTCGGGCATGAGGTGTGGTACTTAGAGGACTCTGGGGCTTGGCCGTATGACCCGATCGCCCAGACCTACGTGGCTGACGGTCGTCGCAACGCCGCAAGGCTCCAGGAGATTCTTCAAAAATTTGGCTTGGGTTGCCATTGGGTCTACCGAGATGGTTCGACAAACCGATACTGGGGCGCTGGAGAGGAAGTAGCCCGGGATCTGGTCCGTAATGCAGATCTTTTGGTCAATGTGTCCGGTGCAGCTTATCTGGCAGGCTATGAACAAGGAGGGTGCCTGTGGGTTTATCTGGATCAAGATCCCCTTTTTACGCAGGTTAGGCTGTTAACTGATGCCCGGGCAGCCGAGGGAGTCCTGCGTCACCATTGTCATTTTACCTTGGGCCTCTGTGTGGGCCGGTCTGGGTGTCTTGTGCCAGAAGCCGGGTTGGTTTGGCGGAAAACTTTGCCCCCAGTGGCCTTGGAATGCTGGCCCTTTGCGACGGAGCCGCCCCAGCTAGGCTACACAACCATTATGAACTGGGCGAGCTATTTGCCGTGTTTTTGGCAGGGGATGAGCTTTGGTCAGAAAGACCGCGAGTTTTGGCGATTTCGTGAGCTACCCCGGCTGAGCCGGCGGGTTCTAACGATCGCAATGGGACAAGGGATCGGAAAGCGCCGGCCGACCCAGCTTTTGCAAGAGCTCGGCTGGGAAATTGTGGAACCAGACTGTGTAGTACCGGATGAGGAAAAGTATCAAGCCTTTATCCGTTTGTCCCTGGCCGAATGGAGCGTGGCTAAGGAAGGCTACGTGCGTTCTTCAAGCGGATGGTTTAGCGGGAGAACCGCATGTTACTTAGCTTCCGGTAGACCAGCGATTGTTGAGGACACCGGTTGGAGTGAGGAACTACCCTCAGGGGAGGGACTTTTTGCCTTTCGCACGCTTGAGGATTGTGTGGGTGCGATGGAAGCCGT
This window encodes:
- a CDS encoding NnrS family protein — its product is MTKDNRLDGTPPLPWNQWINLASKEPFRILFPLGIILGAAGVAVWPLFFLYGIVWAPPPISHPRILIEGFVGSFILGFLGTAMPRLLETPALSLWETGSIASALLTVGLFQFFGMPAWGDGLFATTLIFFLLRLASRFPSRRDNPPPSFLLVIFGILGAAAGAITLFLEEKGVISFPILYHLALLLLYQGLPLLPILGVIPFLLPRLSGMPNPEGHLEAGISAPFRGKLTQFTIATLLLLLASFLWEALGHPFAGGLLRVATVIAYLACVVRTPWQFLAGKKTTTSCAILALLLSIVGLFLSSSSVPFRIAWLHLFFLGGVSLLILTVGTRVILGHSGRVRLIAGRYPPLAQATAAVFGAVVFRLAADFVPSQRALLLSIASFLWLGALLRWTWDVLPKVQCPDLEA
- the lysA gene encoding diaminopimelate decarboxylase, with protein sequence MENGELWVEEVPVEELAERYGTPLYVYSARTVEEHYDRLVEAWKGLNPMILYAVKANSNRAILELLAARGSGFDLVSGGELFRVLRAGGDPQKCTFAGVGKTRREIQEALEAGVLALIVESEQELLRIEEVAGRLGCRAPVALRINPEVAPGTHPKIATAVKESKFGIPYSAALAVYERAASSPRLQIKGVQMHLGSQITRMEPFEEALDRMVPLVSELKRRYGISFFDLGGGFGVVYEEALASGKREWWEEQATPPATPRMLAERLEGKLASLDVRIFLEPGRLLVGNAGILVTEVQYVKELEGGKEIVIVDAGMNDLMRPALYGAFHEVVPLRDRGAGYKLLDVAGPICESGDFFARNRWLPALRQGDRIAIMTAGAYGFSMACQYNSRPRAAEVMVRGREVRVVRLRETYQDLVRGERGWQKEDARLDGGLAD
- a CDS encoding isochorismatase family protein, which produces MRGWTVDWRIDPSKTGVLIVDLQERLLPVIHDGPRIVKKAQDLLAIAKIFSLPVLITEQVPEKLGPTCEALRPFLDGCQVRSKFDFSCAGMLPADFPKTILVAGVETHVCVRQTVYDLRVAGKVPYVLADAVGSRHPLDHELALGEMRRDEVLVTSLEAVAWELVRSAKGPHFSKVLAILK